TGAGCGAGGCCTTGCCCGCCACGGCGCCTGTGAAAATCCGAGGATGGATAATGGCTGCACCGGCATAAATATTGGGCGACGTTTCGCCAATTCCGAGGCGGCGCAGGCGACCGTCATTGTCCATGTGGAAATCACCGCGCCCATCATAGCCGGTGGCCTGATCCTTTGCTGCAATCATCAGCAGAATATCCATGCGCGCATCATCCCATCCTTCGGCCAACAGGACAAGATTTGGCTTCGATCCATCCACCCAAAAAGTATCGGCGTTGACCACATAGAAAGGATCGGCACCGATCTTCGGCAGTGCATTGATGATACCGCCGGCGGAATCAAGCAGTTCATTGCGCTCGTCCGAAATGACGATCGCCGGGTCCTTGCGCTTTGCCAGATGTGCATCAACCTGATCGGCGAGATAGTGAACGTTGACGATAGCTCGTTCAACGCCGACATTTTCAAGTGCTTCGAGTCCCCAGTCGATTAATGGTTTGCCGGCAACCTTTACCAGTGGCTTCGGTATAGTATCAGTAATTGGAGCCATGCGCTTGCCAAGCCCGGCTGCCAGAACCATTGCCGTGTGCGGACCCGCCATTGATCAAATCTCCGAAGAAAGTATTCCCGCCTTTTCGCACCATTGCTTGACCGGCGCCAGTGCAGGATGAACGATAACGCGATCAAGATAGGAGCGGATACGCGGCAGATGTTTCAAATAAAAGGACTTGCCGTCTCGTTCGTCGAGCCGGACGAAAATACCGAGTATCTTGGCGTTGCGCTGTGCCGCCATGATGGCAAACGCCTTACGAAACAATGTTTCGTCAAAACCGCGATCAGCCGAACGCCGTTCGTCGATATAAGCAG
This is a stretch of genomic DNA from Phyllobacterium zundukense. It encodes these proteins:
- a CDS encoding nucleotidyltransferase family protein, with amino-acid sequence MAGPHTAMVLAAGLGKRMAPITDTIPKPLVKVAGKPLIDWGLEALENVGVERAIVNVHYLADQVDAHLAKRKDPAIVISDERNELLDSAGGIINALPKIGADPFYVVNADTFWVDGSKPNLVLLAEGWDDARMDILLMIAAKDQATGYDGRGDFHMDNDGRLRRLGIGETSPNIYAGAAIIHPRIFTGAVAGKASLNRYFDAAIATDRLYGRRMDGLWLTVGTPDAIGEAEAAIARQMVNG